The genomic DNA CTCTGTCCAGAGTCTGGTTTGGAATAATAGCAAACATATATAATATTATACTTCATTATAGGTAAAATGTAAATTAAATTATCCTGATAGAACGCTACCGTAGGAGCATCCTTTTGAGCTTGGCTAGTTCGGCATCATTTTTGTATGCAATGGCTACTATCCCACCGCGTTTTTTGGCTTCTACGCTTACCTTGTAGCCTAGTTTTTTACTCAATTCATTGTCAATGCGGTTCTTTGAAATACGCGAAGGTTTAGTTTTGTGTTCAGCCGCAAACTTTTCTGCCTGCCTGACTGTCCAGCCGCCTTTAAGTATTAGACTTAGCAGCTCTTCCTGTGATTTGACGTTGCTGTCTAGCGACAATATGGCGCGGGCGTGCCCTTCGCTAATTTTGCCATCTTGCAGAGCTTTGATAGCAGCCTTGGGTAAGTTTAGCAGCCTAACCAAGTTATAGACCGTAGTCTCTGCCTTACCCAGCCTTTTGGCTATTTCTTTATGATCGACGTTAAACTCGCTTTTTAGACGATTGATCGACAAAGCCTGCTCGAACGGCGACAAATCAACTCGCTGGACATTCTCGATCAGGGCTATCTCTAGCCTCTCTAGCTCTTTGAGAGTACGCACAATTGCTGGTAGCTCGCTAAGCCCCAGTTTTTGTGCAGCTCTCCAACGTCGCTCACCTGCAACAATTTGGTATTTGCCATTGTCGCTGCTGACTACTATAAGTGGCTGTAAAATGCCGTGCCGCTCAATTGAAGCCGCGAGACCAGCCAGCTCTACTTCATCGATTTGCCGGCGCGGCTGTCTGGGGTCGGGCGTAACATCTTGAATTAGAATTTGCCTGACTCTAGACTTGTCTTCGTCGCTTAGCACGCTCGCCAGGTCACCGCCAAAAAGCGCATCTATGCCACGGCCTAGACCTCTGTTTTCACTCATTTTAACCTCTCCAAAATTTCTTTACTTAAAGATTTGTAGGCGCGTGCGCCCTTGCTCCATTTGTCGTGTTCTAAGATAGAACGACCAAAACTTGGCGCTTCGGCGAGTCTTACATTGCGCGGAATTCTGGTTTTGAAAACTTTGCCGCCAAAATGCTTTTCGACTTCGGCCACAACCTGTTCAGCTAAACTGGTACGGTTGTCATACATTGTTAGTACGACTCCTAGTAGTTTCAAATCTGCGTTTGAGCTGGCCTTTACTCTTTGGATAACGCTGACAAGCTGGCTTAAGCCCTCAAGAGCGTAGAACTCTGTCTGAACTGGTACCAACACTTCACTAGCAGCGGTCAGGGCATTGATCGTCAGTATCCCTAGTGAAGGCGGACAATCGATTAGCACAACGTCGAAAGCTGAGCTTGCAAGCAGCTTTTTGAGCTGCCCTACTCTGTTACTTGAGCCTGCTAGCTCTAGCTCTAAGGCAGCGAGATCAGAACTCGAAGGCAGTAAGTAAACTCCGTCTTGACTAGTCTCATAAATAGAGCTCGAAAGCTCGCTTTTGCCGCTTAGGCAGGTATATAGATTGGCCTCGACTTTGGAGCGATCAACACCCAAACCACTCGTTGCGTTGCCCTGCGGATCAAGATCAACAACCAAGACTCTCCGACCAGATTTGGCGGCGTAAGCTGCAACATTAATAGTAGTAGTAGTTTTGCCTACCCCGCCCTTCTGATTTAGTACTGCAACAATAGCCACTTTTGTTTTCCCTCTTATCTAATATAAGCTTAGCATAAGTGGTTAATAAAAATACAGAAGTAGACCACCGATCTAAGGTTTACGCCACGACAAGTTGCTGCCAGCGTAGATAGTCACACTTTGACCGGCTGTGGCGGTATTCTGGGCGAACTGGAACTGAAGATTGCCGGCCGTGGCAGCCGTTGTAACGACGCCCTTAACATTAATAATTCCTCGGTAGTTTGCGTTATTGAGGATAGAGCACGTTTGCCCCGAAACTGTTATGTTACAAATTGTGTTG from Candidatus Saccharibacteria bacterium includes the following:
- a CDS encoding ParB/RepB/Spo0J family partition protein; its protein translation is MSENRGLGRGIDALFGGDLASVLSDEDKSRVRQILIQDVTPDPRQPRRQIDEVELAGLAASIERHGILQPLIVVSSDNGKYQIVAGERRWRAAQKLGLSELPAIVRTLKELERLEIALIENVQRVDLSPFEQALSINRLKSEFNVDHKEIAKRLGKAETTVYNLVRLLNLPKAAIKALQDGKISEGHARAILSLDSNVKSQEELLSLILKGGWTVRQAEKFAAEHKTKPSRISKNRIDNELSKKLGYKVSVEAKKRGGIVAIAYKNDAELAKLKRMLLR
- a CDS encoding ParA family protein, whose amino-acid sequence is MAIVAVLNQKGGVGKTTTTINVAAYAAKSGRRVLVVDLDPQGNATSGLGVDRSKVEANLYTCLSGKSELSSSIYETSQDGVYLLPSSSDLAALELELAGSSNRVGQLKKLLASSAFDVVLIDCPPSLGILTINALTAASEVLVPVQTEFYALEGLSQLVSVIQRVKASSNADLKLLGVVLTMYDNRTSLAEQVVAEVEKHFGGKVFKTRIPRNVRLAEAPSFGRSILEHDKWSKGARAYKSLSKEILERLK